A portion of the Methanomicrobia archaeon genome contains these proteins:
- a CDS encoding GNAT family N-acetyltransferase — MVHIRPFEEGDTARLLAIEKVCPHGNEHCAVGVDKKSNFTARYALYDNWNVLIAEEDDGEVGGWIGWTVKQSPAQQEPYVYLAEVMVHPAFRRKGVATTLVHEAEQQAQETGSKYLYCYIYGPNDASTALFEKRGYASMRTLKSCALTAYKKVGIAANYTIEHATIRDIPAVVRLINEYNAGRAHFAPYTPEGFASYLNGIPGYGLEQFWVAHDKDAEGTIVACAGLWDCSVLAEMCYTKEPRMWHVMRTLLGFLSLFGRVPRIPAEGEYFKVYFMTDHAFKPDHGDAMSALIGSFNNIVFDANRDFFVANLDPDDPLVAVLKKFKPQIDTWHIYAKALESGGKLPAFSPFYVDVRDCIL, encoded by the coding sequence ATGGTCCACATTAGACCGTTTGAAGAAGGCGATACCGCCCGGCTGTTAGCGATCGAGAAGGTATGTCCGCACGGTAACGAACACTGTGCCGTGGGCGTGGACAAAAAATCAAACTTCACTGCGCGCTATGCACTGTATGATAACTGGAACGTTCTCATAGCCGAAGAGGATGACGGTGAAGTTGGTGGATGGATCGGCTGGACAGTGAAGCAGTCGCCAGCGCAACAAGAGCCGTACGTCTATCTAGCTGAGGTAATGGTACATCCGGCGTTCCGGCGCAAAGGAGTGGCTACCACGCTGGTGCATGAAGCGGAGCAGCAAGCCCAAGAAACCGGCTCAAAATACCTGTATTGCTATATCTACGGCCCGAACGACGCCTCGACGGCGTTGTTCGAGAAACGGGGCTATGCGAGCATGAGAACGCTCAAATCTTGTGCACTAACCGCGTATAAAAAAGTGGGGATCGCAGCGAACTATACGATCGAACACGCTACGATAAGGGATATCCCTGCTGTTGTGCGACTCATTAACGAGTACAATGCAGGGCGTGCGCACTTCGCACCCTACACGCCAGAAGGGTTCGCATCTTATCTGAACGGCATCCCCGGATACGGCCTGGAGCAGTTCTGGGTAGCTCATGATAAAGATGCGGAGGGTACTATAGTGGCCTGCGCGGGATTATGGGATTGCTCAGTACTGGCGGAGATGTGCTATACGAAAGAGCCGCGTATGTGGCACGTGATGCGCACGCTATTAGGATTCTTGAGTCTCTTTGGTCGCGTGCCGAGGATACCTGCAGAGGGCGAGTATTTCAAGGTGTATTTCATGACAGATCACGCATTCAAACCGGACCACGGCGATGCGATGTCAGCCCTTATCGGCTCGTTCAATAACATCGTATTCGATGCCAACCGCGATTTCTTCGTCGCCAATCTGGATCCGGACGACCCGCTTGTTGCGGTACTCAAAAAGTTCAAACCGCAGATTGACACATGGCACATATATGCCAAAGCACTCGAGTCCGGAGGCAAACTGCCTGCGTTCAGCCCCTTCTATGTGGATGTCAGGGATTGTATTCTCTGA
- the aroD gene encoding type I 3-dehydroquinate dehydratase — MLESVLMKRAPVIVAVLRTLSRQDAARAAEEGADALELRIDLLGPEDQRIARITEFLDPLPLPIIVTNRNRAEGGAFSGTEHERLALLRSILDAVEVHAVDVEFFSSALERRQLIAKAQERCVPVICSFHDFAGMRSRYELLRIVTCMHECGGSIAKIALTPQSLDDTLMLLEFTHELTREGKRIAMIGMGSFGRHLRVIAPLYGSLLTYGYLEGEQALAPGQLSVRQLRHMLEALGVKAVSS; from the coding sequence ATGTTAGAGAGCGTCTTGATGAAACGGGCACCGGTAATCGTGGCCGTATTGCGGACCTTATCGCGTCAGGATGCAGCACGCGCAGCGGAAGAAGGCGCGGACGCGCTTGAGCTCCGCATCGACCTGCTAGGGCCGGAGGATCAGCGCATCGCGCGAATCACCGAATTCCTCGACCCTCTACCGCTCCCGATCATCGTCACAAACCGAAACCGGGCGGAGGGCGGTGCGTTCTCGGGCACCGAACACGAACGGCTCGCGCTACTCCGCAGCATTCTCGACGCTGTGGAGGTTCATGCGGTGGACGTCGAGTTCTTCTCCTCGGCTTTAGAGCGGAGGCAGCTGATCGCGAAGGCGCAGGAGCGTTGCGTGCCGGTCATTTGCTCGTTCCACGACTTCGCGGGTATGCGATCTCGCTATGAGCTCCTGCGAATCGTTACCTGCATGCACGAGTGCGGTGGCAGTATCGCGAAGATCGCTCTCACACCTCAGTCGCTTGATGATACGCTGATGCTGCTTGAATTCACCCACGAGCTCACGCGCGAGGGTAAGCGCATCGCGATGATCGGTATGGGATCTTTCGGACGGCATCTGCGCGTTATCGCACCGCTTTACGGCTCGCTCTTGACCTATGGGTATCTCGAGGGCGAGCAGGCACTCGCACCGGGGCAGCTCAGTGTGCGGCAGCTGAGGCATATGCTGGAGGCGCTCGGCGTTAAAGCAGTCTCTTCTTGA